Proteins from one Hyperolius riggenbachi isolate aHypRig1 chromosome 2, aHypRig1.pri, whole genome shotgun sequence genomic window:
- the LOC137542064 gene encoding adhesive plaque matrix protein-like — protein MTLQQSAPPTDRTESFYQHFNSIPSTYPQSTPDILNSALQPTSYHHQSTPDIPSTALLPTLSALIKLQNPALLPIFAPLSTFPSPELLPTLRLRPTFPAQNFYLPSVHPQHPQPRTFTYPQTTPNLPSPELLPTLSPPPTFPAQNFYLSSSPCPTFPAQNFYLPLVHLQHSQTRSSTYPQSTSQHSQPRTSTYPQSTANIPAQNFYLPSVHPQHSQPRTSTYTQSTPNIPSPDLLPTLSPCPTFPAQNFYLPSVHPQHPQPRTSTYPQTTPNTSIQELLPTLSPHPTFPAQNFYLPSVYTQHSQPRSSTYPQSTPNIPSPELLPTLSPRPTLPSKNFYQPSVHPQHSQTRTSTYPQSTPNIPSPELLPTLIHSQHSQTRTSNYPQSMPNTSIQKLLPTLSPHPTFPAQNFYLPSVHTQHSQPRTSTYPQFTPNIPRPELLPTLSPHPTFAAQNFYLPSVHTQHSQTKSLTYPQSTPNIPSPELLPTLIHSQHSQTRTSTYPQSTPNIPRPELLPTLSPCPTLPSKNFYLPSVHAQHSQPRTSTYPQFTPNIPRPELLPTLSPHPTFAAQNFYLPSVHTQHSQTKSLTYPQSTPNIPSPELLPTLSPHPTFPDQNFYLPSVHAQHFHPKTSTYPQSTPNIPSPELLPTLSSPPIFPDQNFFPPSVHTQHSQPRTSTYPQSTPNIPRPNL, from the exons ATGACTCTTCAGCAGTCTGCTCCTCCAACTGATAGGACAGAG TCCTTCTACCAACACTTCAATTCTATCCCTTCTACCTACCCTCAGTCCACTCCCGACATTCTCAATTCAGCACTTCAACCTACCAGCTACCACCATCAGTCCACACCCGACATTCCCAGCACAGCACTTCTACCTACCCTCAGTGCACTCATAAAGCTCCAAAATCCAGCACTTCTTCCTATCTTCGCTCCACTTTCAACATTCCCCAGCCCAGAGCTTCTACCTACCCTCAGACTACGCCCAACCTTCCCAGCCCAGAACTTCTACCTACCCTCAGTCCACCCCCAACATCCCCAGCCCAGAACTTTTACCTACCCTCAGACCACGCCCAACCTTCCCAGCCCAGAACTTCTACCTACCCTCAGTCCACCACCAACATTCCCAGCCCAGAATTTCTACCTATCCTCAAGTCCATGCCCAACATTCCCAGCCCAGAACTTCTACCTACCCTTAGTCCACCTCCAACATTCCCAGACCAGATCTTCTACCTACCCTCAGTCCACGTCCCAACATTCCCAACCCAGAACTTCGACCTACCCTCAGTCCACAGCTAACATCCCAGCCCAGAACTTCTACCTACCCTCAGTCCACCCCCAACATTCCCAGCCCAGAACTTCTACCTACACTCAGTCCACACCTAACATTCCCAGCCCAGATCTTCTACCTACCCTCAGTCCATGCCCAACATTCCCAGCCCAGAACTTCTACCTACCCTCAGTCCACCCCCAACATCCCCAGCCCAGAACTTCTACCTACCCTCAGACCACGCCCAACACTTCCATCCAAGAACTTCTACCTACCCTCAGTCCACACCCAACATTCCCAGCCCAGAACTTCTACCTACCCTCAGTCTACACCCAACATTCCCAGCCCAGATCTTCTACCTACCCTCAGTCCACACCCAACATTCCCAGCCCAGAACTTCTACCTACCCTCAGTCCACGCCCAACACTTCCATCCAAGAACTTCTACCAACCCTCAGTTCACCCCCAACATTCCCAGACCAGAACTTCTACCTACCCTCAGTCCACACCCAACATTCCCAGCCCAGAACTTCTACCTACCCTCATCCACTCCCAACATTCCCAGACCAGAACTTCTAACTACCCTCAGTCCATGCCCAACACTTCCATCCAAAAACTTCTACCTACCCTCAGTCCACACCCAACATTCCCAGCCCAGAACTTCTACCTACCCTCAGTCCACACCCAACATTCCCAGCCCAGAACTTCTACCTACCCTCAGTTCACCCCCAATATTCCCAGACCAGAACTTCTTCCCACCCTCAGTCCACACCCAACATTCGCAGCCCAGAACTTCTACCTACCCTCAGTCCACACCCAACATTCCCAGACCAAATCTTTGACCTACCCTCAGTCCACACCCAACATTCCCAGCCCAGAACTTCTACCTACCCTCATCCACTCCCAACATTCCCAGACCAGAACTTCTACCTACCCTCAGTCCACACCGAACATTCCCAGACCAGAACTTCTACCTACCCTCAGTCCATGCCCAACACTTCCATCCAAAAACTTCTACCTACCCTCAGTCCACGCCCAACATTCCCAGCCCAGAACTTCTACCTACCCTCAGTTCACCCCCAATATTCCCAGACCAGAACTTCTTCCCACCCTCAGTCCACACCCAACATTCGCAGCCCAGAACTTCTACCTACCCTCAGTCCACACCCAACATTCCCAGACCAAATCTTTGACCTACCCTCAGTCCACACCCAACATTCCCAGCCCAGAACTTCTACCTACCCTCAGTCCACACCCAACATTCCCAGACCAGAACTTCTACCTACCCTCAGTCCATGCCCAACACTTCCATCCAAAAACTTCTACCTACCCTCAGTCCACGCCCAACATTCCCAGCCCAGAACTTCTACCTACCCTCAGTTCACCCCCAATATTCCCAGACCAGAACTTCTTCCCACCCTCAGTCCACACCCAACATTCGCAGCCCAGAACTTCTACCTACCCTCAGTCCACACCCAACATTCCCAGACCAAATCTTTGA